The following coding sequences are from one Halobaculum sp. XH14 window:
- a CDS encoding helix-turn-helix transcriptional regulator, with product MGELSGFQRDLLYTIPGLDRPSGRTIAEEVERTFERSVSHGLLYPNLNELVEANLVVKGEIDRRTNAYELTPVGRERAEERVRWERDRLGVG from the coding sequence CTGGGCGAGCTGTCGGGGTTCCAGCGGGACCTCCTGTACACGATTCCGGGGCTCGACCGACCCTCGGGCAGGACGATCGCGGAGGAGGTCGAGCGAACGTTCGAGCGATCGGTGAGCCACGGGTTGCTCTACCCGAATTTGAACGAACTCGTCGAGGCGAACCTGGTCGTGAAAGGGGAGATCGACCGGCGGACGAACGCCTACGAACTCACGCCCGTCGGCCGCGAACGCGCCGAAGAGCGGGTGCGCTGGGAACGGGATCGGCTCGGCGTGGGGTGA
- a CDS encoding phosphoribosyltransferase — MFRDRTDAGERLARLLRDRGVRADLVLAIPRGGLPVARPVADALGAPLDVVVAKKLGAPGNPEFAIGAAASDGSVWLNRDAIARLGISERHVERERRVAARAARTREAAYRTGGPPDVRGASVVLVDDGVATGATVTACLRLLAARGAGRVVLAVPVGPPDTLDRLAGEADEVIVVESPPHFGAVGQFYRRFEQVSDGEAMAILGGAS; from the coding sequence ATGTTCCGCGACCGGACCGACGCGGGCGAACGGCTCGCACGGCTGCTCCGCGACCGGGGGGTCCGTGCCGACCTCGTGCTGGCGATCCCGCGCGGCGGGCTCCCGGTCGCGCGGCCGGTCGCGGACGCGCTTGGCGCGCCGCTCGACGTCGTCGTCGCCAAGAAACTCGGCGCGCCGGGCAACCCCGAGTTCGCCATCGGCGCGGCAGCCTCGGACGGGAGCGTCTGGCTGAACCGGGACGCGATCGCCCGGCTCGGCATCTCCGAGCGCCACGTCGAACGCGAGCGGCGGGTCGCCGCGAGGGCCGCCCGGACCAGAGAGGCGGCGTACCGCACCGGCGGCCCGCCGGACGTTCGGGGCGCGTCGGTCGTCCTGGTCGACGACGGCGTCGCGACGGGCGCGACCGTCACCGCCTGCCTCCGGCTGCTCGCGGCGCGGGGGGCCGGACGCGTCGTGCTCGCGGTCCCGGTCGGTCCCCCGGACACCCTCGATCGGCTGGCGGGCGAGGCCGACGAGGTGATCGTGGTCGAGTCGCCGCCCCATTTCGGTGCCGTCGGCCAGTTCTACCGGCGGTTCGAGCAGGTCTCCGACGGGGAGGCGATGGCGATCCTCGGCGGTGCGTCCTGA
- a CDS encoding prolyl oligopeptidase family serine peptidase: MPPSPPATERRPVTETLHGEEVTDPYRWLEEGSEAIEAWVEAQNEYADGFLGGDTAEALGPRFEELARVTDHGAVTARGGRYFQTVEGPEQDHGVLFVRESFDEEPRGLVDPNAFEAEAASMNWYVVGPDGDRVAYGYDEGGEEQYDVRVVDVGSGTVTEEIPGLGRVNPGGFAWTDDGFYYVATGDVGGGGQLEKALYYHEHGTDPDDDPFVTDAFGEHDWPQLEFDDESGTLLAAVHEGTANSEVFLVDVDAAESGDGSDGSDESTTGGSTMDGSALVPLITDADGTFRPHVHDGTVHFVTNYGAAFSRVLSVPAAEMAALAADGGDADAADDPETAGGGLLDPSALTETVPETDGVLQGIAFAGDRLLAHHMHDVSSELTVWADGEAVERIPTPEFCSVAGVSGDESGGDGETAGDGTTTVDDEVFYVESTFDAPSRVRRYDFGTGEAETLARADVSYEVDVAVSQEFFESTDGTAVPAFVVHREGLEPDGDAPTVLYGYGGFRIPQTPGFDRFRGPFLAAGGVFVVANLRGGSEYGEPWHEAGMRGRKQTVFDDFYAVAEGLIDAGYTNTDRLAAYGGSNGGLLTGAAVTQRPGLWGAVLSTVPLLDMLRFHRFLLGEYWTVEYGSPDDPDDFAYLREYSPYHNVAERAYPPTMFKTAAGDTRVHPGHARKMTALMQERNTGDAPVVLRTETDTGHGVGKPTEMIVREQVEQWTWLCDRLGVDVGQ, translated from the coding sequence ATGCCACCGTCCCCGCCCGCGACCGAGCGCCGCCCCGTGACCGAGACCCTCCACGGCGAGGAGGTGACTGACCCGTACCGCTGGCTGGAGGAGGGGAGCGAGGCGATCGAAGCGTGGGTCGAGGCCCAGAACGAGTACGCCGACGGCTTCCTCGGCGGGGACACCGCCGAGGCGCTCGGCCCCCGGTTCGAGGAGCTGGCGCGCGTGACCGACCACGGCGCGGTCACCGCCCGCGGCGGGCGCTACTTCCAGACCGTCGAGGGCCCGGAGCAGGACCACGGCGTGCTGTTCGTCCGCGAGTCGTTCGACGAGGAGCCGCGGGGGCTCGTCGACCCGAACGCCTTCGAGGCCGAGGCCGCCTCGATGAACTGGTACGTCGTCGGCCCCGACGGCGACCGCGTCGCCTACGGCTACGACGAGGGCGGCGAGGAGCAGTACGACGTGCGCGTCGTCGACGTCGGCTCGGGGACGGTGACCGAGGAGATACCGGGGCTCGGCCGCGTGAACCCCGGCGGGTTCGCGTGGACCGACGACGGCTTCTACTACGTCGCCACCGGCGACGTCGGCGGCGGCGGCCAACTGGAGAAGGCACTGTACTACCACGAACACGGTACCGACCCCGACGACGACCCGTTCGTCACGGACGCGTTCGGCGAGCACGACTGGCCGCAACTGGAGTTCGACGACGAGTCCGGCACCCTGCTCGCGGCGGTCCACGAGGGCACGGCGAACTCGGAGGTGTTCCTGGTCGACGTCGACGCCGCGGAGTCGGGTGACGGGTCCGATGGCTCGGACGAAAGTACGACGGGCGGAAGCACGATGGACGGGAGCGCGCTCGTACCCCTGATCACCGACGCGGACGGCACGTTCCGCCCGCACGTCCACGACGGGACGGTCCACTTCGTGACGAACTACGGGGCCGCGTTCTCGCGGGTGCTCTCGGTGCCGGCCGCGGAAATGGCGGCGCTCGCGGCCGACGGGGGCGACGCCGACGCTGCCGATGATCCCGAAACCGCGGGAGGCGGGCTGCTCGACCCGAGCGCGCTGACCGAGACGGTCCCCGAGACCGACGGCGTGCTCCAGGGGATCGCCTTCGCCGGCGACCGCCTGCTCGCCCACCACATGCACGACGTCAGTTCGGAGCTCACAGTGTGGGCCGACGGCGAAGCGGTGGAGCGGATTCCGACGCCCGAGTTCTGCAGCGTCGCCGGCGTCTCGGGCGACGAGTCGGGCGGGGACGGCGAGACGGCCGGGGACGGCACGACGACCGTGGACGACGAGGTGTTCTACGTCGAATCGACGTTCGACGCGCCCTCGCGGGTCCGGCGCTACGACTTCGGGACCGGCGAGGCCGAGACGCTCGCGCGGGCCGACGTCTCGTACGAGGTCGACGTGGCCGTCTCCCAGGAGTTCTTCGAGTCGACCGACGGGACGGCGGTGCCGGCGTTCGTCGTCCACCGCGAGGGGCTCGAGCCCGACGGCGACGCGCCGACGGTGCTGTACGGCTACGGCGGCTTCCGCATCCCGCAGACGCCCGGCTTCGATCGCTTCCGCGGGCCGTTCCTCGCGGCCGGCGGCGTGTTCGTCGTGGCGAACCTGCGCGGCGGGAGCGAGTACGGCGAGCCCTGGCACGAGGCGGGCATGCGCGGGCGCAAGCAGACCGTCTTCGACGACTTCTACGCGGTCGCGGAGGGGCTGATCGATGCGGGCTACACGAACACCGACCGGCTCGCGGCCTACGGCGGGTCGAACGGCGGCCTGCTCACGGGCGCTGCCGTGACCCAGCGGCCCGGCCTCTGGGGCGCGGTGCTCTCGACGGTGCCGCTGCTCGACATGCTCCGATTCCACCGGTTCCTGCTCGGCGAGTACTGGACCGTCGAGTACGGCAGCCCCGACGACCCGGACGACTTCGCGTACCTCCGCGAGTACTCGCCGTACCACAACGTCGCCGAGCGGGCGTACCCGCCGACGATGTTCAAGACCGCCGCGGGCGACACCCGAGTCCACCCCGGCCACGCGCGCAAGATGACCGCGCTGATGCAGGAGCGAAACACGGGCGACGCGCCAGTCGTCCTCCGGACCGAGACCGACACGGGTCACGGCGTCGGCAAGCCGACCGAGATGATCGTCCGCGAGCAGGTCGAGCAGTGGACGTGGCTGTGCGACCGGCTCGGCGTCGACGTCGGCCAGTAG
- a CDS encoding HalOD1 output domain-containing protein: protein MEQYRTDGGNGGATVERATHDPTNGESTATAVVMAVGRAKGVEPTGLPRLESTINTDALDRLVRSMAENDADSEAKVSFRYAGVDVSVDGSGDLVVWVAE from the coding sequence ATGGAGCAGTATCGGACCGACGGGGGAAACGGGGGGGCGACCGTCGAGCGAGCGACCCACGACCCGACGAACGGCGAGTCGACCGCGACCGCGGTCGTGATGGCGGTGGGACGCGCCAAGGGAGTGGAACCGACCGGGCTGCCACGGCTCGAGTCGACGATCAACACCGACGCCCTGGACAGGCTCGTCCGTTCGATGGCCGAGAACGACGCCGACTCGGAGGCGAAGGTGTCGTTCAGGTACGCGGGGGTCGACGTCTCGGTCGACGGGTCGGGCGACCTCGTGGTCTGGGTCGCCGAGTAG
- a CDS encoding Cdc6/Cdc18 family protein, with product MGSNSIFEDDVEIIRDADLFTEEHTPEEILCRDEVMQNYVNALKPVYKGRPPRNAFLYGDTGVGKTAATKYLLRELESDIRERNADRSPDEQRAFTHVRINCQNIAPSDGTASSYQVAIALVNEFRDDQIASTGYASREVYSMLYEELDDIGGTVLIVLDEVDRVGESDTLLYDLPRARDIGYVEDTRIGLIGISNDYTFRSNLSPKVRDTLCETEIKFPAYSADELEEIIAARANNALHDETYDKEVLSLCAALAMRNSSGSARRAMDLLKQAAEHAENAGNMPIAPSDVYAAKEELDYGDMVESIIDQDQHKQLIIDAVARLEADGRTPVRTKAIHAIYEQLASAAGDDPLSQRGMYNHLTRLDMLGFLQSFQNNEGLRGGQYNTYELSEALTVRQVEDAIDSSELPTAGVELELDSILVRAGLSEE from the coding sequence ATGGGGTCGAACTCCATCTTCGAGGACGACGTGGAGATCATCCGCGATGCCGACCTCTTCACGGAGGAGCACACCCCCGAGGAGATCCTCTGCCGCGACGAAGTCATGCAGAACTACGTGAACGCGCTGAAGCCCGTCTACAAGGGGCGACCGCCGCGGAACGCGTTTCTCTACGGGGACACGGGCGTCGGGAAGACGGCGGCGACGAAGTATCTGCTTCGGGAGCTGGAGTCGGACATCCGCGAGCGCAACGCGGACAGGTCGCCCGACGAGCAGCGGGCGTTCACGCACGTCCGCATCAACTGTCAGAACATCGCGCCCTCGGACGGCACGGCCTCCTCCTATCAGGTGGCCATCGCGCTCGTCAACGAGTTCCGGGACGACCAGATCGCCTCGACGGGGTACGCCTCCCGGGAGGTGTACTCGATGCTCTACGAGGAACTGGACGACATCGGCGGCACGGTGCTCATCGTGCTCGACGAGGTCGACCGCGTCGGCGAGAGCGACACGCTGCTGTACGACCTGCCGCGGGCCCGCGACATCGGCTACGTCGAGGACACCCGAATCGGGCTCATCGGCATCAGCAACGACTACACGTTCCGCTCGAACCTCTCGCCGAAGGTGCGCGACACGCTCTGTGAGACGGAGATCAAGTTCCCGGCCTACAGCGCGGACGAGCTCGAGGAGATCATCGCCGCCCGCGCGAACAACGCGCTCCACGACGAGACGTACGACAAGGAGGTGCTCTCGCTGTGTGCGGCCCTCGCCATGCGGAACTCATCCGGGAGCGCGCGGCGCGCGATGGACCTGCTGAAACAGGCCGCCGAGCACGCCGAGAACGCCGGGAACATGCCGATCGCGCCGAGCGACGTGTACGCCGCCAAGGAGGAGCTCGACTACGGCGACATGGTGGAGTCGATCATCGACCAGGACCAGCACAAGCAGCTCATCATCGACGCCGTCGCCCGCCTGGAGGCGGACGGTCGCACGCCGGTCCGGACGAAGGCCATCCACGCCATCTACGAGCAGCTCGCCTCGGCCGCCGGCGACGACCCGCTGAGCCAGCGCGGGATGTACAACCACCTGACGCGGCTCGACATGCTCGGATTCCTCCAGTCGTTCCAGAACAACGAGGGGCTCCGCGGCGGCCAGTACAACACGTACGAACTGTCCGAAGCGCTCACCGTCCGACAGGTCGAGGACGCCATCGACAGCTCGGAGCTCCCGACCGCCGGCGTCGAACTGGAACTCGACAGCATCCTCGTGCGGGCGGGCCTCTCCGAGGAGTGA
- a CDS encoding DUF7563 family protein — protein MPECTNCGSFVTPSFVRVFGGNDDQVRGCDSCMTQTELNSGIAAQSPGEEVPLESTDSVSSGRRPPGT, from the coding sequence ATGCCAGAATGTACCAACTGCGGGAGCTTCGTCACGCCGTCGTTCGTCCGCGTCTTCGGAGGCAACGACGATCAGGTGCGGGGGTGTGACAGCTGTATGACCCAGACCGAACTCAACAGCGGCATCGCCGCCCAGTCGCCCGGCGAGGAGGTGCCGCTCGAATCGACCGACAGCGTCTCCTCGGGGCGGCGGCCGCCCGGCACCTGA